Proteins encoded together in one Chitinophaga varians window:
- a CDS encoding SusC/RagA family TonB-linked outer membrane protein, producing the protein MNRISRLCFAALCLLLCHQLAQAQSKQVEGNVVAKDKTPLVGVTVAVKGGTSGTQTDANGHFKLQVANSSNAVLVFSFIGYTRHEEPVSGRGVISITLEEDQKKLEEIVVVGYGQQKKKDVTGSIASVSSKAIQEVPVTNAQQALQGRTPGVDVISNSAKPGDEPTVRIRGTRSLSAGNDPLYVIDGIPYSGSLNDIGPGTIQSMEILKDASATAIYGSRGANGVVLITTTRGKTSRPIVTYSGSYGMVKNLGQTDLMNGAQFAEMRREAYRTIGKYNDNNRDSSDRAIFVPQEYAGIQKGTNTDWQKLLLSTGYQTNHSLGVNGGTEKTKYAVGLGYFKDQGVLKLQSYERYNINISLDQMIGSRVKVGATMLASYSNRKGETYNGINNAIRMLPISSPYDDNGNLITFPNNDSNLPNPLLDYVPGARTENRKRFRLFTSLYGEVEIIDGLKYRLNVGPDISQYNYGLFQGKNTFDLLIGGGDATASKTSGETIAYTVENVVTYNKTFNKKHNIGFTGLYSVQRQRGDSTTANVRGVLVEAQEYYNLGQAMNVTGVGSSLGTWTILSYMGRLNYGYDDRYLVTLTMRADGSSRFAPGHKWGYFPSVAAAWNMSNEQFLKNSRNISHMKLRASFGRIGNTGIDPYATQGLLARIPYSFGGKGVLGYTPQMLRNPNLTWETTTSFDAGLDFGFFKDRLTGTVDFYKQKTTDLLMPFLLPYSNGFNSVLQNVGATSNTGWEVALSGIIIDNPKGFNWSMDVNFSRNRSKILELMGGKTEDIGNGWFVGQPTYVYYDYNKIGIWQTNDKTDGLLYKPKPGEIKVEDTNGDKKIDASDRKILGTPQPDWTAGMTQRLSYKNFELSVVAFARVGGMIKSDFYQNTNTLFGRFNNLNINYWTPTNPTNDFPRPNANQERPVNYQSLSYFDGSFFKIRNISLSYALPEATVKRMQMQDLRFNVSVKQPLILAPYRQKYKGVDPEDVNVIGIDAPATWMLQFGVNARF; encoded by the coding sequence ATGAATAGGATTTCACGCTTATGTTTTGCAGCGTTATGCCTGCTGCTATGCCATCAGCTTGCTCAAGCACAATCCAAACAGGTGGAGGGAAATGTTGTAGCAAAAGATAAGACTCCCCTGGTAGGCGTTACGGTAGCTGTTAAAGGCGGTACTTCCGGCACGCAGACCGACGCTAATGGACACTTTAAATTACAGGTTGCCAATTCCTCCAATGCTGTACTGGTTTTTTCCTTCATCGGCTACACCCGGCATGAAGAACCCGTCTCCGGACGCGGCGTCATCAGCATCACCCTGGAGGAAGACCAGAAAAAACTGGAAGAAATTGTTGTTGTTGGCTATGGTCAACAAAAGAAAAAAGATGTGACCGGCTCCATCGCTTCTGTCAGCAGTAAAGCCATCCAGGAAGTACCGGTGACCAACGCGCAACAGGCGCTGCAAGGCCGTACGCCTGGTGTGGACGTCATCAGCAACAGCGCCAAACCCGGCGACGAGCCCACGGTCCGCATCCGCGGTACCCGCTCCCTCTCCGCCGGCAACGATCCGCTTTATGTAATTGACGGTATCCCGTACTCCGGCAGTTTGAATGATATCGGTCCGGGCACCATCCAGTCCATGGAGATCCTGAAAGATGCCTCTGCAACGGCTATCTACGGTTCCCGCGGCGCCAACGGCGTAGTGCTGATCACCACTACCCGCGGTAAAACCAGTCGCCCGATTGTGACCTATTCCGGCTCCTATGGCATGGTGAAAAACCTCGGACAAACAGACCTGATGAACGGCGCCCAGTTCGCCGAAATGCGCCGCGAAGCCTACCGCACCATCGGTAAGTACAATGACAACAACCGCGACTCCTCCGACAGAGCCATCTTTGTTCCGCAGGAATATGCAGGCATTCAGAAAGGCACCAACACCGACTGGCAAAAACTGCTCCTGTCTACCGGATACCAAACCAACCACTCCCTCGGCGTAAACGGCGGCACGGAAAAAACAAAATATGCGGTCGGCCTCGGCTACTTCAAAGACCAGGGCGTGTTGAAACTGCAAAGCTATGAACGCTATAATATCAATATCAGCCTCGATCAGATGATCGGTTCCCGCGTAAAAGTAGGCGCCACCATGCTCGCTTCCTATAGCAACCGCAAAGGCGAAACTTACAATGGCATCAACAACGCCATCCGTATGCTGCCCATCTCATCTCCCTATGATGATAACGGCAACCTGATCACCTTCCCGAACAATGACAGTAACCTGCCCAACCCGTTGCTGGACTACGTGCCGGGCGCCCGCACGGAGAACCGCAAACGTTTCCGTCTTTTTACCAGTCTTTATGGCGAAGTGGAAATAATCGACGGCCTTAAGTACAGGCTGAACGTTGGACCGGATATCTCGCAATACAACTACGGCCTGTTCCAGGGTAAGAACACGTTCGATCTCCTGATCGGCGGCGGCGATGCCACCGCTTCCAAAACCAGCGGAGAAACGATTGCATACACCGTGGAAAACGTAGTCACCTACAATAAAACTTTCAACAAAAAACATAATATCGGCTTCACCGGTCTGTACAGCGTACAAAGACAAAGAGGCGACAGCACCACGGCCAACGTACGCGGCGTGCTCGTGGAAGCTCAGGAATACTACAACCTCGGTCAGGCAATGAACGTTACCGGCGTTGGCAGCAGCCTCGGTACCTGGACCATCCTGTCTTATATGGGACGCCTCAACTACGGATATGATGACCGTTATCTCGTGACGCTGACAATGCGCGCTGACGGCTCCTCCCGCTTCGCTCCCGGTCATAAGTGGGGCTATTTCCCCTCCGTGGCCGCCGCCTGGAATATGAGCAACGAACAGTTCCTCAAAAACAGCCGTAACATCAGCCATATGAAACTGCGCGCCAGCTTCGGCCGTATAGGCAATACCGGTATAGATCCATATGCTACACAGGGTTTGCTGGCACGTATTCCCTACTCGTTCGGCGGAAAAGGCGTGCTCGGTTATACGCCGCAAATGCTGCGTAACCCCAATCTTACCTGGGAAACCACCACTTCCTTCGATGCCGGCCTTGACTTCGGCTTCTTTAAAGACCGCCTGACCGGTACGGTCGATTTCTATAAACAGAAAACCACAGACCTGCTCATGCCTTTCCTGCTGCCTTACAGCAACGGCTTCAACAGCGTCCTGCAAAACGTAGGCGCCACCAGCAATACCGGCTGGGAAGTAGCACTGTCCGGCATCATCATCGACAATCCGAAAGGATTTAACTGGAGCATGGACGTGAACTTCTCCCGCAACCGGTCTAAAATCCTGGAACTGATGGGTGGTAAGACAGAAGATATCGGCAACGGCTGGTTTGTAGGTCAGCCTACATACGTGTACTACGACTACAACAAAATCGGTATCTGGCAAACCAACGATAAAACCGATGGGCTGCTCTATAAACCCAAACCAGGTGAAATCAAAGTGGAAGACACCAATGGCGATAAAAAAATCGATGCCAGCGATCGTAAAATACTCGGTACACCGCAGCCCGACTGGACTGCCGGTATGACCCAACGGCTTTCCTATAAAAACTTTGAATTGTCTGTAGTAGCCTTTGCCCGTGTAGGCGGTATGATCAAAAGCGATTTCTATCAAAATACCAACACATTGTTCGGCCGTTTCAATAACCTGAACATCAACTACTGGACACCTACTAATCCGACCAACGATTTCCCACGGCCCAATGCCAACCAGGAGCGTCCGGTCAATTACCAGTCCCTCAGCTATTTTGATGGTTCTTTCTTTAAAATCAGGAACATCTCCCTCTCTTATGCGTTGCCGGAAGCTACCGTGAAACGTATGCAGATGCAGGACCTGCGCTTTAATGTGAGTGTAAAACAACCACTCATCCTGGCGCCTTACAGACAGAAATACAAGGGAGTAGATCCTGAAGACGTGAACGTAATTGGTATTGACGCACCCGCCACCTGGATGTTGCAGTTTGGTGTGAATGCACGGTTCTAA
- a CDS encoding DUF1080 domain-containing protein: MKKTILLCGSLLFMYGSLFAQKGQWQTLFNGKDLKGWKQLGGKAVYNVEDGQIVGTTVTGTPNSFLATDKDYGDFILELEFKLGAPFNSGIQFRSQSRDDYQNGRVFGYQMEIDPSDRKWSGGVYEEGRRGWQYPMELNPAGQNAFKPTDWNKYRIECRGNEIRTWVNGVPTAHLVDTALPKGFIALQVHGIGKNAADENKHIYWKNIRIIDKPAASQYSPYDNIYVVNNVDNTISGQQKKNGYQLLWDGKTSKGWRGAYRKDFPTSGWHIQDGMLTIMHSNGDEEGSGGDIVTEKEYGAFEMEFMFKLTPGANSGVKYFVNESYETGGKSAIGLEYQVLDDEKHPDAKLGRDGNRTLASLYDLMTRKQEKRALLPIGDWNKGRIIVYPNNHVEHWLNGFKVLEYERGSQAFKDLVAISKYKNWKNFGLWPVGHILLQDHGNEVSFKSIRIKVLK; the protein is encoded by the coding sequence ATGAAAAAGACGATTTTACTATGCGGCAGCCTGCTTTTTATGTACGGCAGCCTGTTTGCCCAAAAGGGCCAGTGGCAAACGCTTTTTAATGGCAAAGACCTGAAAGGCTGGAAACAGCTGGGAGGCAAGGCGGTATATAATGTAGAGGACGGACAGATAGTCGGTACAACAGTGACCGGCACCCCCAACTCCTTCCTGGCCACCGATAAGGACTACGGAGATTTCATCCTGGAGCTGGAATTTAAACTGGGCGCTCCTTTTAACTCCGGTATACAATTTCGCAGCCAGAGCCGCGACGACTATCAGAATGGCCGTGTATTTGGCTACCAGATGGAGATAGACCCGTCTGACCGCAAGTGGAGCGGTGGTGTGTACGAAGAAGGCCGGAGAGGCTGGCAATACCCTATGGAGTTGAATCCTGCGGGGCAAAATGCATTCAAACCTACCGACTGGAATAAATACCGTATTGAATGCAGGGGCAATGAAATCCGTACCTGGGTGAACGGCGTTCCTACCGCACATCTGGTGGATACCGCGCTGCCTAAAGGTTTTATCGCATTGCAGGTGCATGGCATCGGCAAAAATGCCGCTGACGAAAACAAACATATTTACTGGAAAAATATCCGGATCATAGACAAACCGGCAGCTTCCCAGTATTCTCCCTATGATAATATCTATGTGGTGAATAATGTGGACAACACTATTTCCGGTCAGCAGAAAAAGAACGGATACCAGCTGCTGTGGGACGGTAAGACCTCCAAAGGCTGGAGAGGCGCTTACAGAAAGGATTTCCCCACTTCCGGCTGGCATATCCAGGACGGCATGCTGACCATTATGCATTCCAACGGGGATGAAGAAGGCAGCGGCGGCGACATCGTCACAGAAAAAGAATACGGCGCCTTTGAAATGGAGTTTATGTTCAAACTCACGCCAGGAGCCAACAGCGGGGTGAAATATTTCGTAAATGAATCATATGAAACCGGTGGAAAATCTGCCATTGGGCTGGAGTACCAGGTACTGGATGATGAAAAACACCCGGACGCCAAGCTGGGACGCGACGGAAACCGTACCCTGGCGTCACTTTACGATCTCATGACAAGAAAACAGGAAAAACGTGCCCTGCTACCTATTGGAGATTGGAACAAAGGTCGTATTATTGTGTATCCAAATAACCACGTAGAGCACTGGCTGAACGGTTTTAAAGTATTGGAATATGAACGGGGCTCCCAAGCCTTCAAAGACCTGGTGGCGATCAGCAAATACAAAAACTGGAAGAATTTTGGGTTATGGCCGGTAGGACACATTCTGTTACAAGACCATGGTAACGAGGTGTCTTTCAAAAGCATTCGAATTAAAGTATTGAAATAA
- a CDS encoding DUF885 domain-containing protein, whose translation MKYASLLLVGSVLAATSCQQKSSHNGQQASRDSLHQLVERYYDGNMALQPLQATFNGENKYNDQLPTDIGAAFRQHADSFLAAYQQSLKNIDTTGLSGNDRITYDMLERELSLNREMLTYHDYLMPVQQFTCLPITLAQLGSGSSAQPFKTKKDYENFMHRMEGFSVWADTAISNMRQGIATGYVLPEKLVIKTLPQLKDLAKKDTANVFYTPLKTLPDSLDAAAKQQLTADYTAAIEKYILPAYGKLYTFMQTEYLPKARKTSGIGGIPDGKKYYGFLVRYWTSTNQTPDEIYAIGEREVARIRQEMEEVKNSTGFKGDLTAFFAEVRNDKKLRIFKTPGAILDSFKAIENKIMPGVRKMYGHLPKSKFEIRQTEAFRAASASAEYQPGNPDGSRPGIFYVPILNAAEFPYPGMESLFLHEAIPGHHFQSSLQQENDSLPRFRRFNWVGAFGEGYALYCESLGKELGLYTDPYMYFGRLTDEIHRAIRLVVDVGMHHKGWTREQAIKYMMDNEPVSEHDATAEVERYMVIPGQALSYKIGELKIRELREKYTKALGDKFSLPAFHDELLKDGCVPLSILEQKMTRFYGQ comes from the coding sequence ATGAAATACGCCTCTTTATTGTTAGTGGGCAGTGTGCTGGCCGCCACCTCCTGCCAGCAGAAAAGTTCCCACAACGGCCAACAAGCCTCGCGGGACTCCCTGCACCAGCTGGTGGAGCGCTATTACGATGGTAATATGGCCCTGCAGCCGCTTCAAGCCACTTTCAACGGTGAAAACAAATACAACGACCAGCTGCCGACAGATATCGGAGCTGCCTTCCGGCAACATGCCGATTCTTTCCTGGCCGCCTACCAGCAGTCCCTCAAAAATATCGACACCACGGGATTGTCCGGCAACGACCGCATCACTTATGACATGCTGGAAAGGGAGCTTTCGCTCAACCGGGAAATGCTTACATACCACGACTACCTGATGCCGGTGCAACAGTTCACCTGCCTGCCTATCACGCTCGCTCAGCTAGGCTCCGGCTCCTCCGCCCAACCTTTCAAAACAAAAAAAGACTACGAAAATTTCATGCATCGGATGGAAGGTTTTTCTGTGTGGGCAGACACCGCCATCTCCAATATGCGCCAAGGCATCGCTACCGGTTATGTATTACCGGAAAAACTGGTGATCAAAACACTGCCGCAACTGAAAGACCTGGCTAAAAAAGATACGGCCAACGTTTTCTACACACCTCTTAAAACACTGCCCGATTCACTGGATGCTGCCGCTAAACAGCAGTTGACAGCCGATTACACGGCAGCCATCGAAAAATACATCCTCCCGGCATACGGAAAGCTGTATACCTTCATGCAAACAGAATATCTGCCCAAAGCCCGCAAAACCAGCGGTATCGGAGGTATTCCTGACGGAAAGAAATATTACGGGTTCCTCGTCAGATACTGGACTTCCACCAACCAGACACCGGATGAAATCTATGCCATCGGCGAACGCGAAGTGGCCCGTATCCGCCAGGAAATGGAAGAAGTAAAAAACAGCACCGGCTTCAAAGGAGATCTGACGGCTTTCTTCGCGGAAGTACGCAACGACAAAAAACTGCGCATTTTCAAAACACCCGGCGCCATCCTCGATTCCTTTAAAGCGATCGAAAACAAAATCATGCCCGGCGTCAGAAAAATGTATGGTCATCTGCCTAAATCCAAATTCGAGATCAGGCAAACAGAAGCCTTCCGCGCTGCATCAGCCTCCGCTGAATACCAGCCCGGCAATCCGGACGGTTCCCGTCCCGGTATCTTCTACGTTCCTATCCTGAATGCAGCTGAATTCCCTTACCCCGGCATGGAAAGCCTCTTCCTGCATGAAGCCATTCCTGGTCACCACTTCCAGTCCTCCCTGCAACAGGAAAACGATTCCCTGCCCAGGTTCCGCCGCTTCAACTGGGTGGGTGCCTTCGGCGAAGGATATGCTCTCTACTGCGAAAGCCTCGGTAAGGAACTGGGACTGTATACCGATCCGTATATGTACTTCGGCCGGCTGACTGATGAAATCCATCGTGCTATTCGTTTAGTCGTAGACGTTGGCATGCATCATAAAGGCTGGACCCGTGAACAGGCCATTAAATATATGATGGACAATGAACCGGTGTCTGAACACGACGCTACTGCGGAAGTAGAGCGTTACATGGTCATCCCCGGCCAGGCACTGTCTTACAAAATAGGAGAGCTCAAAATAAGAGAACTGCGGGAGAAATATACCAAAGCACTGGGCGATAAATTCAGTCTTCCTGCTTTCCATGACGAACTGCTGAAAGATGGCTGCGTGCCGCTTTCCATACTCGAACAGAAAATGACACGGTTCTATGGCCAGTAA
- a CDS encoding sulfite exporter TauE/SafE family protein, which yields MEYLQQSNYLPVLVIGVVVGYLSGLLGKGGSAISTPALQIFAGVNPFFALASPLPASISSTLSATAVYSREKLFNKRVVLLGAVFGVPATVVGSWFSSYLPGKTLMLLTALFIVTLGGSLLYSYLRHKGSSVETPVNSDDIRASQIVGAALFIGFLSGLLANAGGILFSTFFIRRLKMPIKQALACAVILSAVLSVPGAITHWCLGHIDWNIALLLSLTAFPASYLGAKTAIKMKTPLLEKLFAGTLVIFGLYDIFFTIWK from the coding sequence ATGGAGTATTTACAACAATCCAACTACCTGCCAGTATTGGTCATAGGGGTAGTAGTCGGTTATTTATCGGGCCTTTTAGGCAAAGGCGGCAGCGCTATCAGCACTCCTGCGCTACAGATTTTTGCGGGCGTCAATCCTTTTTTTGCCCTCGCATCGCCCCTACCGGCGTCTATTTCCAGCACACTGTCTGCCACAGCGGTTTATAGCCGTGAAAAGCTGTTCAACAAACGTGTGGTATTATTAGGGGCTGTATTTGGGGTACCTGCCACCGTAGTGGGCTCCTGGTTTAGCAGTTACCTGCCGGGGAAAACACTGATGTTGCTGACAGCACTGTTTATCGTAACACTGGGAGGCTCCCTGCTGTACTCCTACCTCCGCCATAAAGGGTCTTCTGTGGAAACACCGGTCAACAGCGACGACATCAGGGCATCTCAAATTGTGGGCGCAGCTTTGTTCATCGGCTTTTTGTCCGGCCTGCTGGCCAATGCGGGAGGTATTCTGTTCAGCACCTTCTTTATTCGCCGCCTAAAGATGCCGATCAAGCAGGCATTGGCCTGCGCGGTTATTTTGTCTGCGGTGCTTTCCGTTCCCGGCGCCATTACACATTGGTGCCTCGGGCATATTGACTGGAACATCGCGTTGCTGCTGTCGCTCACCGCTTTTCCGGCTTCCTATCTTGGAGCCAAAACAGCAATAAAAATGAAGACTCCCTTACTTGAAAAATTATTCGCGGGCACCCTTGTTATCTTCGGCTTATACGATATATTCTTCACGATCTGGAAATAA
- a CDS encoding MmcQ/YjbR family DNA-binding protein — translation MFDNALDFCQSLPAVTTDKKWDNELRFFVGEKLFCMISLDPPQRVSFKCTPNQYHQLIAKRGIVPAPHLARYHWVQLQQEDILPGPELEHFLHDAYDLILRSLPPYEQEEIEKLRKLNA, via the coding sequence ATGTTTGACAATGCCCTTGATTTTTGCCAGTCTTTACCGGCTGTTACCACTGATAAGAAGTGGGATAACGAACTGCGTTTTTTTGTAGGGGAGAAATTGTTTTGTATGATTTCTCTTGATCCGCCGCAACGCGTTTCTTTCAAATGTACGCCCAATCAATATCACCAGCTGATAGCCAAACGTGGTATTGTGCCTGCGCCGCATCTGGCGCGTTACCACTGGGTGCAGCTGCAACAGGAGGATATTTTGCCTGGCCCTGAGCTGGAGCATTTCCTGCATGACGCATATGATCTTATTTTGCGTTCTTTACCGCCATATGAGCAGGAAGAGATAGAAAAACTTCGTAAGCTGAATGCCTGA
- a CDS encoding alkaline phosphatase family protein, which produces MRKTVVLDVVGLSSALLEHMPFLKAYAQQRHVATVAPMLPAVTTSVQSTYLTGKWPSEHGIVGNGWYDRTDCEVKFWKQSNKLVESAKIWEKARRLDPSFTCAQMCWWYNMYADVDFSLTPRPNYLSDGRKIPDCYTSPGELRDYLTQELGPFPLFNYWGPTANIKSSQWIADATILTDKRHDPTLTFVYLPHLDYCLQKFGQDPAGIAKELQEIDGVCRQLITYYQQKGCDPIVLSEYGITNVNNPVHINRILRQEGLIAVRVERGLELMDAGASKAFAVSDHQIAHIYVNDPSCYKRVRDLVQKVPGVQLVLDREGKRQHHLHHERSGDLVLMADANSWFTYYYWLDDNKAPDFARIVDIHRKPGYDPVEMFMNPADPLIKLKAAAKLLKKKLGFRYLMNVIPLDATLIKGSHGRLEENPVNHAVVINKQPFKQNQLQATDVYEVIWNQLVD; this is translated from the coding sequence ATGAGAAAAACAGTCGTATTGGACGTTGTAGGATTATCCTCCGCACTGCTGGAGCACATGCCTTTCCTGAAAGCATATGCGCAGCAAAGGCATGTGGCCACCGTGGCCCCTATGTTGCCTGCTGTGACCACCTCGGTGCAGAGTACCTATCTGACCGGTAAATGGCCAAGTGAACACGGTATTGTGGGTAACGGCTGGTATGACCGTACCGACTGTGAGGTCAAATTCTGGAAACAGTCCAACAAACTGGTGGAATCTGCCAAAATATGGGAAAAAGCGCGCCGCCTGGACCCCTCCTTCACCTGTGCGCAAATGTGCTGGTGGTACAATATGTACGCTGATGTGGACTTTTCCCTGACGCCCCGTCCCAACTACCTGTCGGACGGCCGTAAGATCCCTGACTGCTATACTTCGCCAGGTGAGCTGCGGGATTACCTGACGCAGGAACTGGGGCCTTTCCCGTTGTTCAACTACTGGGGGCCTACTGCCAATATCAAATCCTCCCAATGGATCGCTGATGCTACCATCCTGACCGATAAACGCCACGATCCCACGCTGACATTCGTTTATCTGCCTCACCTCGACTACTGCCTGCAGAAATTCGGGCAGGACCCTGCCGGCATCGCCAAAGAGCTGCAGGAGATCGACGGAGTATGCCGGCAGTTGATCACTTACTACCAGCAGAAGGGCTGCGATCCCATCGTGTTGTCGGAATATGGTATTACCAATGTGAATAACCCGGTGCATATCAACCGTATCCTGCGCCAGGAAGGGTTGATCGCCGTGCGCGTGGAAAGAGGCCTGGAACTGATGGATGCCGGTGCGTCCAAAGCTTTTGCCGTGTCTGACCACCAGATAGCGCATATTTATGTAAATGATCCTTCCTGTTATAAAAGAGTACGGGACCTCGTTCAGAAGGTGCCTGGCGTACAGCTGGTACTGGACCGTGAAGGCAAAAGACAGCATCACCTGCACCACGAACGCAGCGGCGACCTGGTGCTGATGGCGGATGCCAACAGCTGGTTTACCTACTATTACTGGCTGGATGATAACAAGGCGCCGGATTTTGCGCGTATCGTGGATATTCACCGTAAACCGGGATATGATCCGGTGGAAATGTTTATGAACCCGGCTGACCCGCTGATCAAGCTGAAAGCGGCCGCCAAACTGTTGAAGAAAAAGCTCGGGTTCCGGTACCTGATGAACGTTATTCCGCTGGATGCCACGCTGATCAAAGGCTCACATGGCCGTTTGGAGGAAAACCCGGTAAACCATGCAGTGGTCATCAACAAACAACCTTTCAAACAAAACCAGCTACAGGCGACTGATGTATATGAGGTGATATGGAACCAGTTGGTTGACTAA
- the eboE gene encoding metabolite traffic protein EboE → MKTAYGHLTYCTNIHPGEKWEDHFAQLRKYIPAVKQQVAPDQPFGIGLRLANTASLELTKEENLNAFKAWLQQENCYVFTMNGFPYGGFHDTVVKDQVHTPDWTQADRVAYTVRLFRLLAALLPEGMEGGISTSPLSYKYWCNRCEEEKNSFTESATLNMLLVVEQLARIHRSGGPLMHLDVEPEPDGLLENTDEYISWYMGSLLPAGIPFIMDKLRVDEAEAASIIKNHLQLCYDVCHFALEYEVPKQVLEQLRLYGLKVGKLQISAALKADLPAAAQARQKVIDAFRPFNEPVYLHQVIGRKTDGSLVRYPDLPQALEDAGNTDVVEWRSHFHVPVFADRFEVLHSTQSDIVDVLTLQRQQPFTAHMEVETYTWDVLPQGLKEEMAVSVSRELNWIKKIIANKD, encoded by the coding sequence ATGAAAACAGCATACGGACATCTGACTTATTGCACCAATATCCATCCCGGAGAAAAATGGGAAGACCATTTCGCACAACTCCGGAAATATATACCCGCAGTCAAACAACAGGTGGCGCCGGACCAGCCTTTCGGCATCGGTCTGCGCCTGGCCAATACCGCCAGCCTGGAGCTGACAAAGGAAGAAAACCTGAACGCTTTCAAAGCATGGCTGCAACAGGAAAACTGTTACGTATTTACGATGAACGGTTTCCCCTATGGCGGCTTTCACGATACCGTAGTCAAAGACCAGGTACATACGCCCGACTGGACGCAAGCCGACAGGGTGGCCTATACCGTCCGGCTGTTCCGCCTGCTGGCGGCGCTGCTGCCGGAAGGTATGGAAGGCGGTATCTCTACGTCTCCTTTATCATACAAATACTGGTGCAACCGCTGTGAGGAAGAAAAAAATTCTTTCACGGAGAGCGCCACCCTGAATATGTTGCTGGTAGTGGAACAGCTGGCACGCATCCATCGTAGCGGCGGCCCGTTGATGCACCTCGATGTGGAACCTGAACCAGACGGACTGCTCGAAAATACGGACGAATATATCAGCTGGTACATGGGATCGCTGTTGCCGGCGGGCATTCCGTTTATCATGGACAAGCTGCGTGTGGACGAAGCGGAAGCGGCGTCCATCATCAAAAACCATTTACAGCTTTGTTATGATGTCTGCCACTTTGCGCTTGAATATGAAGTGCCAAAGCAGGTACTGGAACAGCTGCGGCTTTACGGCCTTAAAGTGGGCAAATTGCAGATCAGCGCGGCCCTGAAGGCAGACCTGCCCGCAGCGGCGCAGGCACGGCAAAAAGTAATAGACGCCTTCCGTCCGTTCAACGAGCCCGTTTACCTGCACCAGGTGATCGGCCGGAAAACAGACGGCTCCCTGGTACGTTATCCCGATCTGCCGCAGGCGCTGGAAGATGCCGGTAATACGGACGTAGTGGAATGGCGCTCCCATTTCCACGTGCCGGTATTTGCCGACAGGTTTGAGGTGCTGCATTCCACGCAGTCAGATATTGTGGATGTGCTGACATTACAACGGCAACAGCCTTTTACCGCGCATATGGAAGTGGAAACATATACCTGGGACGTACTGCCACAGGGCCTGAAAGAGGAAATGGCGGTGTCTGTGTCGAGGGAATTGAACTGGATTAAAAAAATAATAGCAAATAAGGACTAA